In the genome of Pieris rapae chromosome 6, ilPieRapa1.1, whole genome shotgun sequence, one region contains:
- the LOC111002928 gene encoding uncharacterized protein LOC111002928, whose translation MESPRKFNDCYFYYYSTCTKGDNCVFRHEPSALGCETMCTAWQQGKCLDKHCKLRHMELRKNRKQIPCYWENQPGGCRKKHCPFMHKNPDARTDGIAPSQPGPIPTSPSTSSIPEASAEQAITGVPTPNVPPPASVPLLWPQRQVLDSAILGVLPASPELLGGRRVVAHGHPHAHAHPHAHAHAVAHAPHEAYAPLPVDPLVVNFEEESDNESAPSSTPTKADVAEADDPAKIARTKSQELLLLEKIQAESAAYYNYDALDITNERKKVRANLSTKYDKISLDEIAGKQTAGDLRTSLDFKVLSLDEIRAKKKVSDTVIQPTPITLTLNRKRKLSSHEAITTAGNKIIKLVRNNSIVYKKLDKSAPTQPSQTQKTEVKKAEVVSRKRTLSEQSDMSVMQADELVDNCYEFKRIKIAQQTSKPRLIRSRSSNKSTSESKDIDESSKCEDSDSEVQIVSVDLSDDKTCDSDIIDLESTNIGEPVDVVDLCDEPEDNEITVADLELDFVKNVPDVVASCQKSANKDNDKDILNDIDAILNENL comes from the exons ATGGAGTCGCCGAGAAAATTTAACGACTGttacttttattactattcTACATGTACTAAG GGTGACAACTGTGTGTTTCGTCATGAACCATCGGCTCTTGGTTGTGAGACAATGTGCACAGCATGGCAACAGGGAAAATGTCTGGACAAACATTGTAAACTAAGACACATGGAATTGAGG AAAAATCGCAAGCAAATACCATGTTACTGGGAAAACCAACCTGGTGGTTGTCGTAAGAAGCACTGCCCATTCATGCACAAGAATCCAGATGCTCGCACTGATGGCATAGCTCCAAGCCAGCCTGGCCCTATTCCTACA agCCCCTCTACAAGCAGCATTCCAGAGGCAAGTGCTGAACAGGCCATCACTGGAGTACCTACTCCTAACGTGCCACCTCCAGCTTCGGTTCCACTGTTGTGGCCACAGCGACAGG TGCTGGACTCTGCCATCTTGGGAGTGCTACCGGCATCTCCCGAACTGCTGGGTGGGCGACGAGTAGTGGCCCATGGGCACCCTCACGCTCACGCACACCCCCACGCCCACGCCCACGCAGTGGCCCACGCCCCACACGAAGCCTACGCCCCGTTACCCGTCGATCCACTCGTCGTTAACTTCGAGGAAG AATCGGACAACGAGAGTGCGCCGTCCTCCACTCCGACTAAGGCGGACGTCGCGGAGGCAGACGACCCTGCCAAAATAGCGAGGACTAAGTCGCAGGAGCTCTTGCTCCTCGAAAAGATTCAAGCCGAATCCGCGGCTTACTACAATTACGACGCCCTAGACATTACAAACGAGCGTAAAAAAGTACGAGCCAATTTGTCTACGAAATACGATAAAATCTCCCTCGACGAAATCGCAGGTAAACAAACCGCCGGCGACTTGCGGACCTCCCTAGACTTCAAAGTTTTGTCACTAGACGAAATAAGAGCGAAGAAGAAAGTGTCAGACACAGTGATACAGCCGACACCAATCACGCTCACATTAAATAGGAAGAGGAAACTCTCTTCACACGAAGCAATTACCACAGCaggtaataaaatcattaaattagtTAGAAACAATTCCATAGTTTATAAGAAACTAGATAAAAGTGCACCTACGCAACCAAGTCAGACCCAGAAAACCGAGGTCAAAAAAGCAGAAGTGGTCAGCCGAAAAAGGACATTATCAGAACAGAGTGACATGTCTGTGATGCAAGCTGATGAATTGGTAGATAAttgttatgaatttaaaagaatcaAGATTGCCCAACAAACTTCTAAGCCACGTCTCATTAGAAGTAGAAGTTCTAATAAATCTACTAGTGAAAGTAAAGATATTGATGAGTCTAGCAAATGTGAAGACTCTGATTCGGAGGTCCAAATTGTAAGTGTTGATTTGTCTGATGATAAGACATGTGATAGCGACATAATAGACCTTGAATCGACGAATATTGGTGAACCCGTGGATGTGGTGGACTTGTGCGATGAACCTGAAGATAATGAAATAACTGTAGCGGATTTGGAGTTAGactttgttaaaaatgtacCAGATGTGGTCGCCAGTTGCCAGAAAAGTGCTAATAAAGATAACGataaagacattttaaatgatatcgACGCAATACTCAACGAAAATTTATGA